One region of Macadamia integrifolia cultivar HAES 741 chromosome 11, SCU_Mint_v3, whole genome shotgun sequence genomic DNA includes:
- the LOC122093205 gene encoding putative F-box protein At3g25750, with protein MARMAFNTIASCLATDYNDVNNNSMVALPRDIMILIVNKLDKVSFHRFRAVCRSCLWIALAVKNKIPWFFSLSHGKLSKLELPPQAYRANECWGSSKGWLILKRKLGRPFLLNPMTGQLIFLPSIVTLPYRHNIPKTILMSMSPSSHASAGDCVVMAINRHRHQFIYCQQKCLPSGYLAFCRPGDKNWTVFKNNHFMIQDIIFYRGKVYAITCRFDLMLLEFRPHLKVTSCNIAHPPPPKQRVWKIDLPIRKEYCSYTTWGNMCFHLVECLGELLVVLKSDCLNVPVFKIFKLDLKGQCWIMVKCLGDEMLFIDKVTSFSFSAIDYPGFKGNSIYFYQLGSWSAGRPAGYDLCAFHLEDNSISTYSHYLWSPPIWVTPIS; from the coding sequence ATGGCTAGAATGGCTTTCAATACTATTGCTTCTTGCCTAGCTACTGATTACAATGATGTCAATAATAATTCAATGGTTGCACTTCCTAGGGATATCATGATATTGATCGTAAACAAGTTAGACAAGGTGAGCTTCCATCGTTTTCGTGCAGTCTGTAGGTCTTGCCTATGGATTGCTCTTGCTGTCAAGAACAAAATTCCATGGTTTTTCAGTCTCTCCCATGGCAAACTTTCCAAGTTAGAATTGCCACCTCAAGCCTATCGTGCTAATGAGTGTTGGGGTTCTAGCAAGGGATGGTTGATACTGAAACGTAAGCTGGGACGCCCTTTCCTTTTGAATCCAATGACTGGGCAACTAATTTTCCTTCCATCTATAGTTACTCTTCCTTATAGACACAACATTCCTAAGACTATATTAATGTCGATGTCGCCTTCTAGTCATGCTTCTGCTGGTGATTGTGTGGTCATGGCGATTAATCGACACCGCCACCAATTTATATATTGTCAACAAAAATGTTTACCTTCGGGCTATTTAGCTTTCTGTAGACCAGGGGATAAGAATTGGACTGTATTCAAAAATAACCATTTCATGATTCAAGACATTATTTTCTACCGTGGAAAAGTATATGCCATTACTTGCCGATTTGATCTTATGCTTTTGGAGTTTCGCCCTCATCTAAAAGTAACAAGTTGTAACATTGCTCATCCTCCTCCACCAAAACAAAGAGTCTGGAAGATTGATCTTCcaataagaaaagaatattGCTCTTACACTACTTGGGGGAATATGTGCTTTCATTTGGTGGAATGTCTTGGAGAGTTGTTGGTTGTTCTAAAATCTGATTGCTTAAATGTGCCAGTTTTCAAGATATTCAAGTTAGATTTGAAGGGACAGTGTTGGATTATGGTGAAGTGCTTGGGTGATGAAATGCTATTTATTGACAAAGTTACTAGCTTCTCTTTCTCAGCAATTGACTACCCTGGATTTAAAGGAAACTCCATATATTTCTACCAGCTTGGATCCTGGTCAGCTGGCAGGCCGGCTGGTTACGATTTGTGTGCATTTCACTTGGAAGATAACAGCATCTCAACTTATTCACATTACTTGTGGTCTCCGCCCATTTGGGTCACTCCAATTTCTTAG